Within the Salmo salar chromosome ssa12, Ssal_v3.1, whole genome shotgun sequence genome, the region ttatttcaggtgACTATCATATgaagtgtaactcagtaaaatcattcaaattgtttcatgttgcatttatatttttcagTAAGTTGCTTCTAGTTAGCAACCAATTCGTTTGGCAGCTCATTGGCGCTGGATAGCCTACCTTTTGATTGTGTTACCTCTATGGATGTTCGGGAAATGCTTATGAAGATAGCTTGCTGCCCTTATGTGACATCTTTTGTAGTAATAAATATTACACGTACCTTGGCATTCATGCAGATCTAGCTACCTAACACAGCACTGTGGTCGTGAACTGCTGCAGTATCTCATGAGTCTAACAATGTTACTTGTTTTTCCTTAGTAAGGAGGGGCCATCTGTGGACAAACAGTCCATGGACTATGTAGTGGGATCAGTATCAGGCAGCTTGTTTCCAAAGGAGTCTGCATCCAGTTCGGGATCTTTATCTGCCTTGTTCCAAGCTGCACCAGTAGTTGACACTCTGTTCTTTGTTCCTGCTCCCAAGGTAAGGCCAAGGAAAGGACGCACAGGTCTTTTAATGCTGCAGCCCAGCTAATTTTTGTTTTCCAGGATACCAAGGCCATGTTCAGTAGAGAAACGGAGTTTCTACCTGTCCACTAAGAAACACACTTTCGCTTTCCGTTGCAAAATGATAATCAGTGTCCAGTAGAGACATACCTCCCCATTATCTGGAAAACCAACAGGCCTACAGAGCTTGAGGGCCTGAGTCGTGTACCCTTGCTAGAATCTTCTTTGTTTGCCAACTGAGTGAAATTCTAATTTACTTTTTTATTCCCTTCATAGCCTGAACCGAGGAGCGTGGAGGTGAAGGAAGGCGCAGTCACAAAAGTCCCGAACAACCAGAAACAAACGAAGAAAGCTGCAAAGGACAAATCGGCTGCAGACCTAAATCTAGAAAACAGGTGAGCGATAAAGTAAATGACATGCAAAATAATATGCAAGAGATGTAGATTGATAGATAAagctctctcccattctctctctcgctttcagaGAAAGTGCGTTACAAAATGCTGACGAAGATGAACAGGTCCCAAAGATGCCCAAGAAGTCTAAAAGGAAagctgttgagatgggagaagggggtgcgacagaggaggaggagaggcagacaaAAAAACAGAGGATTGGACCCCAAATTGCGGAGGAGAGGGTAAAGCAGAAACGGACGGTGTTTGTCGGCAACCTTCCTCCCAGCTGCACAAAGAAGGTAACAGCAGCCCCAGTCCTAGTCGTTATAAGCAGTGACCATAATCTCATTGATTAGGTATGTCaaaagcagacctgggttcaaatagcatGTGAAATCAAAGCAAATAAATGGTGATCAAGTGAAAATACAAATGCCTTGTGTTGTTTCCCGGTTTGGTTTTTCCAGACACTACAGCTTGTCTTCAAGGGTCAGGGAGCCATTGAAAGCGTTCGATTTCGATCAGTGGTAAGTACTCCATTCACTGTGTTAGATTAACCTAATACCCATCAGACAATGCGAGTGCTCATTTCCACTAGGGTTGAGCTTCTTGAATGTTTAATAGTAACGGATGAAAGATCTTAGTGTTACAACGCTTTCTGAAGACTCAACCCTGATCGGTGAAGCTAAAACATGGCATTTTTCTTGCAGGTAAGAGAGGATCCATCTATGTCACGCAAAGTAGCAGCTATTCAGTAAGTTTcccctgattttttttttttatttttaccatgAGAAATGCTAACACTGATTGAATGGGAGTTTATCCGTGGTAACATGACGCATGTATTCTCAAgtactttttgttgttgctttcccTCTCCAGACGTAAGGTTCACCCAAAGAAGCAGAGCATCAATGCCTACGTGGTGTTCGAAGCTGAGGAAGGAGCCGAGAAGGCATTGGAAAGGTAGTCACTGACAAGCATTCAACTTGAATTTTAGCGTGACTTAAGTTATCATAATCTCataaacccagaactaaagtcttgcTTAATTGCGTCAGATGCTCTATTACATTCCCCTTAAGAAATTTGAAAGATGTGAGCACCTGCAAAATCGTGATGTAAAACAAAATCTGCATACTAGAACAAAGTTCCTCATTAGTCGTCACATCCCACAGTCCGTTGAGacgctatatacactgctcaaaaaaataaagggaacgcttaaacaacacaatgtaactccaagtcaatcacacttctgtgaaatcaaactgtccacttaggaagcaacactgattgacaataaatttcacatgctgttgggcaaatggaatagacaacaggtggaaattataggcaataagcaagacacccccaatggttctgcagggggtgaccacagaccacttctcagttcctatgcttcctggctgatgttttggtcacttttgaatgctggcggtgctttcactctagtggtagcatgagacagagtctacaacccacacaagtggctcaggtagtgcagctcatccaggatggcacatcaatgcgagctgtggcaagaaggtttgctgtgtctgtcagcgtagtgtccagagcatggaggcgctaccaggagacgggCCAGTACAtcgggagacgtggaggaggccgtaggagggcaacaacccagcagcaggaccgctacctccgcctttgtgcaaggaggagcaggagaagcactgccagagccctgcaaaatgacctccagcaggccacaaatgtgcatgtgtctgctcaaacggtcagaaacagactccatgaggatggtatggagggcccgacgtccacaggtgggggttgtgcttacagcccaacaccgtgcaggacgtttggcatttgccagagaacaccaagattggcaaattcgccactggcgccctgtgctcttcacagatgaaagcaggttcacactgagcacgtgacagacgtgacagagtctggagacgccgtggagaatgttctgctgcctgcaacatcctccagcatgaccggtttggcggtgggtcagtcatggtgtggggtggcatttctttggggggccgcacagccctccatgtgctcgccagaagtagcctgactgccattaggtaccgagatgagatcctcagaccccttgagaccatatgctggtgcggttggccctgggttcctcctaatgcaagacaatgctagacctcatgtggctggagtgtgtcagcagttcctgcaagaggaaggcattgatgctatggactggcccgcccgttccccagacctgaatccaattgagcacatctgggacatcatgtctcgctccatccaccaacgccacgttgcaccacagactgtccaggagttggcggatgctttagtccaggtctgggaggagatccctcaggagaccatcgccacctcatcaggagcatgcccaggcgttgtagggaggtcatacaggcacgtggaggccacacacactactgagcctcattttgacttgttttaaggacattacatcaaagttggatcagcctgtagtgtggttttccactttaattttgagtgtgactccaaatccagacttccatggttgataaattggatttccattgattatttttgtgtgattttgttgtcagcacat harbors:
- the LOC106564828 gene encoding RNA-binding protein 34, encoding MKNKLCGESKEGPSVDKQSMDYVVGSVSGSLFPKESASSSGSLSALFQAAPVVDTLFFVPAPKPEPRSVEVKEGAVTKVPNNQKQTKKAAKDKSAADLNLENRESALQNADEDEQVPKMPKKSKRKAVEMGEGGATEEEERQTKKQRIGPQIAEERVKQKRTVFVGNLPPSCTKKTLQLVFKGQGAIESVRFRSVVREDPSMSRKVAAIQRKVHPKKQSINAYVVFEAEEGAEKALERNGMEIEKNFHIRVDRVSKSSSHDHKRSIFIGNLPFDINELPLRQHFEECGKVEGVRLVRDKNSGMGKGFGYILFQSIDAVQLALKLDSSKLLGRTVRVKRSVKKEKEVHRGPRGKERETKGAGKEPIKGGFKGRLGQGGPQNKSSGRPQGKGPQIKSMGKTFKKSLGEAQKATTGPSSFKGEMADPNSKKAKAKALKKKLKPRKRNRVVHI